In the genome of Fusarium poae strain DAOMC 252244 chromosome 1, whole genome shotgun sequence, the window CTGAAGGCGGGTGTCTTGATAAGATCGCCCCACGAAAGGCGGCCTTGGGCTTGTTGCTCTTCAGAGATATTAACCTGGATAACGGTGAACTCTGTCCGACACCACTCCTCGTTGGTACCGTCAAAGTGGTAGTTCCGGAATGCCTTTTCGGCTTCGTCGTGGCGGCCTTTGAGACACAACCATCGAGTTGATTCGCTGAGGAACAAGACACCTACTCCCAGAATGAGAGCTGGAATGCTTTGAATCGCGAATCCAAGGCGCCATTGATTGGGGTTATGCCATTTCCCTTCGGCAACACCTATCCATAGAGCGACAAAGAAGCCCCAGGCGGTCACTGAGAGATGTCAGTTCTGGTAGTAACAACTGATTGGGGCTGCCATACTCATCTGATTGACTGCTGTGACTTTGGCGCGTTCATGGGTCTGAAAACGGTTAGTGACCTTGGTGACCTTGTGAGTGGGTATGGCAAAGAATTAGCTGACCTTGGCAATTTCGGCTCCGAAGACCGGAGATACTCCAGTGATGGTACCAACAGCGAAACCAACCAACATACGACCAATGATCACTATGATATTGTCAGAACCCTAATTCTTCAAATGAGAAATGACTTACGCATAGCAACGTGAGCGGCTCCCGCCATGATGGCACCGCCGATAACTCCCCAGATACATCCAAACGCGATGGCCTTGCGACGACCAAGTCGATCACTAGTGATCCCCACTGAGGCACTACCCAACCATGCTGGGATATGTTAGTATCTGCGCTCAAGTCCACGAAACTCTCTTACCTCCTGCTTGATACATAGACACAATTGCGCctcgaagaggaggaggcggaTTGCCAAAATAATTGACAAACGTGCCCAGAGCTAAGCTCGGAGTAATGATACCCGAGTCACTGATATGTAAGTACAGGGTAACCTCATGAGTGATCCAACTCACAATCCATAGAGAAATCCTCCAATTCCAAGAAAAATGGAAGTAAGAAAAGGTTTACTCAACCAAGCGTCACTCTTCATGATTGCGTTTGGCGAAACAAGAATGAGATGACCCAAGTTATTCAGAGTGTAACATTCACCCTCTTTATCTGTCTTTTTGGGGGAATAGTTAACCGAAGATAAAGCTCGCCTAAAGTAACCGAGCGTGGGGTCCCCGCGTTGAGGAACATGGGCCATGCCTATTCCCGTTTAGAATGCGGGGTTGGCAGGTCCAGCGACTTCGGTTACAATGCCAAGAGTCATTAGATCATCCTCTATTTACTTTAGTATGAGTCGTGACGCGGGGGTGGCATTTTACTCGGCAGTTTGGGGTGGCAGTTGGGACATTACAAATGCATGAGTTCAGCGTGTTTATTACCGGTGACATACACTCAAATGCAATGTCGTCCACATTTTGATTTGCATCCAGTATCTATCAAGATGGTCGTCAAACTCTTCATCTACGCTGCCATCGTGGTGGGGTTGGCATATCTGGCCCTTGTATTTCCAAGAGTATGTTGTCTTACCCTGCCACAGTAACACACTCAATGACTGAATAACCAGCTCCAACAAGAATACAAACTCTGGTCTCATCGCTCTCAACTACCTCCCGGTCCAAAGACGATCAGAACTGGCATCCGCAAACCATGGCTCTGGTTCCAAGAACTAAGCCAACAATACGGAGACGTAGTGTACCTCCAACTTGGCCCTACACCGACCATCATTCTTGGTTCCGCACAAGCAGCATGGGATCTCCTCGAGAAGCGCGGGGCGGTATTCTCATCGCGACCACGCTTTATCATGGGTGGTGAGCTGTTATCTGGTGGTATGAGAGGCCTCATGGCGCCTTACGCGTCATATTGGAGACGCTGGAGAAAGCTTTTACACAGTGGGTTCATGCAACGGCAGAGTGAGACATATCGGCCCATCCAGAGTCTTGAGAGTAAGGTTTTGATGCACGAGCTTTTGAAGAGTCCTCAAGATTTCAGGACGCATTTGGAAAGGTATGCTGCGAGTGTGATTGTTACGGTTACATATGGCAGGAGAGTTGAGGACGTAAGGAGTGACATTGTGGTCAAGCGGAATGCCGAAGCCATGGAGCGTCTGACATTAGTAAAGTAAGTGCCCAGACCCAACAAAGATTCACCATCTGACAATTTATCTTCCAGCATCCCGGGGAAGTATTCCGTCGAGCGGTATCCCGCACTCAAATACGTACCCAGCTTCCTCGCTCCTTGGAAAAAGCAAGTCTTGCAGCAACGCGAAAAGGATATCCATCTCTACACGGAACTCATGAATGAAGTTCGGGAAAAGGTGGAAAGAGGTACTGCACCAACATGTTTTGCCAAGCACCTTCTCGAAGAACAGCATAATCTTGGAATGACTGATCTCGAAATCGCGTATACAGCAGGATCACCTTTCGGCGCTGGTGTTGAGACTGTAAGCCCCATGCCATCCATATAGTAGCTCGAACAACACTAATGCATCCAGTCTGCTGGATCACTTGCAAGCTTCCTGCTCGCATGTGTCAAATTCGGACCTCAGTTCATTCCcaaagctcaagaagaacttGATCGTGTCGTTGGAAGCGACAGACTTCCCACGTTTAACGATCTACCCAAGCTCGAGTATGTCAGAGCAATCGCATCTGAGACTCTTCGGTGGAGACCTGTCGCTGTTCTTGGTGGAACACCTCATGCAAGTACAGAGGACCATGTATACAAGGGAATGTTCATTCCGAAAGGAAGCACAATTATTGCACCGCTATGGACACGTGAGTATCTGGTCCGAGTAAATTGCTTAACTTTACTGACATTCACAGTCCATCTCAATGAGGCCGACTTCCCACAACCACACGAGTTTAGGCCCGAGCGCTTCATGGAAGAGAGGGACTACCCCGGCACACTGGGTCATAGCGCCTTTGGCTGGGGACGTCGCGTTTGTCCTGGAATGCATCTCGGTGCTGCATCCGTGACACTCAACATTGCGCGAATTCTTTGGGGCTTCGAGGTCAATCCGGAGAAAGACGAGAAGGGCCgggatattgaagtcgacaTGTAAGTCTTGACGCGATGCTTGCTACTCGAGATACTGACGACTTGCAGCTTCGCTTATTCGGATGGCTTCAATTCTAGCCCGTTGCCATTTCCATGTTCCATAACACCTCGTTCCGAGAGTCACGCTCAGATTATTGAGAAGGAACATGGATATGCGTTGGATGACTTGGTTGAATACACTGCTGTGACGAGTAAAGTGTCTTGATGCGGTCATCGGTAACGGTGGTAGTGTATCAAAGTATGGTGGGATTGACAGCGAGGGTCATTGAACTCGTGGGTGTTTCAATTGTACCAAGGAAGACGTTCCTTTCTTCAATACAGCGACCAAAAGGCATTTTGACGTAATCATCACTATTTCCAACCTATCTTGCTTCATCAGAGTCCAGCCTCTTCGAATCTGCGAGTCCCTAATTCACTGAACTTCCCATATACACGTCGACGGCCGAGCTTAATTGCGAATAAACCTctctatattctttatagcGAATTCTATAAGATGAGTGATACTGACGCGCCCTCATATCTCAACATGTTATCACTAGATCAACGACAAATTGTACCAAAAGTAAATACCCTAACGATGACCTAAGGAACATAAAATAACcgactaatttcgtctcttatgcccCCACGGCCAATTTCGATACCCCCAGGCCCTTCTCTCTCACCCGCCCCATTTCCCATAAATTGTTACCAACGCTTAAAGCGCGTCGAACCTCCCATTATCATACTGCTTGCCACACATTGTCCTAATTCTTCTAGATTGACCAGGATGGTTGAAACGATATGTAATACAACACTGCTTCTGTAATCCAGGGTTTGGATCATGACCGAACCAGGGATCATTGATATGGAAACTGCCTCTAGACTCAATCAGTTGCTCGACCTTGGGTACGAGGCCAAATGTGTCGGCTTGACATCCAAGATCGTAGAAACACTTGGTACCGTAGGAGATGGTCACGACTGTTATCTTTTTGGCGGTAAGTCCATCAAGGGCACACTCCTTGAGAGCATTGATTTCGTTTTGCTTCTGAGATTCACTAGATCGAGCCTGATCACGCTCCGCAAGGGCTTGTGAATACGCAGCCTTCTGACGCTGAATTTCGGCGTCCCTAGACTGGATCGCTGATGTCTTCTCGTTGATTTGAGATGCTTGGGAGGTCTGGGTTCTTTCGGCATCGGCCTTGTATTGCGCATACTGAGCGTTCAAAGCTGCAAACTCGCGCGCCTGTTTCTCACGAGCAGCGTCGGCGTCCGCTGCGAGCTTCTCGGCAGCAACCTTTTCCTTCCTGAAGGACTCTAGCTCGCGTTGCATGGCGTCGTAGGACTGAGATACCACGACACCTGGCCCGGATGAGCCATCTGGAGGAGGCACGAATTGGTTGAGAAGACTGTTGACTTGAGGAGCCTGAGGCATGATGTTGCTGACTTGACCATACTTCGAAGGGTCGATTGGTTCCTGTTTGAAAGGTCAGAATTACCTTGGAAATAAAGATACCAGGTATGTGTACTTACAGGCAGTAGGTCTTCCCACACCTCTGGTGGCATCAAAGTATCGAAGTTGAACTCGATTGTAGGCTTGCTGGAATCGGATGCAGTGTTCTCATGTGTCTGAGCTGAAGTAACGGCAGAAGTAGGCAAATCGTTCACACCGACCATTACTTCATCGTCACTTTCGGACTTCTGCGATTGACTTACACCACCCGAACCGCTGGTTGCCGATTGTGTTGGGTCTTGAGCAGATGATGCGTTAACTGTCAAGGGTTTCGGCTCCCAACTGGCTGCATGTCCCAAAGCCTTCTCAATGATCTGCTTGACGAGGGGAACCCTGTTGGTGGTGGACCAAGCGCCCTGCCGTTTGAGTACGGAAGGATCTTTGCTCAAAACGCCAATCTGTCATCGATACTGTTAGTAAAATGGTACGGAGATCGGTAGAGTCAACTCACAGCTTCAACAATCTTTGTTTGCTCATCCCGAAGAGCCCCACGAACGCTCAAGAGCGTCTTGAGATTCGTATCAATGGCATCAACGACGCCAATGCGTTGTCGGTAGTCCTTACGGTTGCTAATGATGTTCTGCACATCTTTGAGAAGCATCTTGTAGTCCATAAAGCTGTCAAACAACTCGGCAGTGAAGCTAGCAATAAGATCATACTGCAGAGTTTTGATAGGTGATCCGGTACTCCACTTGACGAAGGATCTGTTCGCCTTGTACGGAGTCAGAATGGCCCAGGTGCGTTGAGGACACTGCGCAACTGCCGCTGGGAAAGCAGCCGCTGACGCGTACATGGAGTCAATGTCCCAGGCGCGTCCAGCCTCTTTGATCTGAGCACCACCTATCCAGCTGATGGAGATGGTGGTTTCGGTGTCTTTGAGAGCGGTTGCGAGAGTTGACCGGACTGAGTTGTCGGACGGGCCCAGTATAAAATCTTCAACTTCGTCCTTGCTATTCATGTTGAGACCTGATTTGATGCTGCATACGCAAATATGTTAGTATCTAGAAAATTTCATGATGAAGAAATGTTTTACTCACGCCTCTACGGTACTTTTCACGTCTTTACCATCCAGGACTTTGATGGAGACGATACCCGTGAAATCTCCACCCTCAATGAAACCTGTCATTAGAGTCAATAAATAATCCATATTAAATCTGTTCGTTATGGGGATGGTACTGACCGGAGATGTACGAGTCTCCATAGATTTCGTTGAAGCGAGAATACATGGCTGCATCATTATTCTCAAGCTTCTGGAACTCGCATTCATCTTCAGTAGAGATAGTTTGATTCACGACCTGCGCACAATTAACAACCGTCGCCC includes:
- a CDS encoding hypothetical protein (TransMembrane:12 (i12-31o51-70i82-101o107-128i140-161o173-192i261-282o302-320i327-347o359-381i402-424o430-449i)), which translates into the protein MKSDAWLSKPFLTSIFLGIGGFLYGFDSGIITPSLALGTFVNYFGNPPPPLRGAIVSMYQAGAWLGSASVGITSDRLGRRKAIAFGCIWGVIGGAIMAGAAHVAMLIIGRMLVGFAVGTITGVSPVFGAEIAKTHERAKVTAVNQMMTAWGFFVALWIGVAEGKWHNPNQWRLGFAIQSIPALILGVGVLFLSESTRWLCLKGRHDEAEKAFRNYHFDGTNEEWCRTEFTVIQVNISEEQQAQGRLSWGDLIKTPAFRKRLFVGSFVWAAAMLSGISFVQYYQTAIYATLQFNEDRQLLVSGLYGSVGPVACLISLFFVDKIGRKKILIASSSLLSVCYLIITILAAKFPAVPGMPTNAAAQRGLIACIFAVSANYSALLGPMTWIIPPEVFTTELRAKANAIVQVVHYSISLIITQCSPIALAEVGWKYYILFVLTNAFCALIFFFVYPETRGKSLEEIDEIFGDVKIVHEEDVRFSEKAGIDTVERRDSHIIRQ
- a CDS encoding hypothetical protein (TransMembrane:1 (o6-25i)); protein product: MVVKLFIYAAIVVGLAYLALVFPRLQQEYKLWSHRSQLPPGPKTIRTGIRKPWLWFQELSQQYGDVVYLQLGPTPTIILGSAQAAWDLLEKRGAVFSSRPRFIMGGELLSGGMRGLMAPYASYWRRWRKLLHSGFMQRQSETYRPIQSLESKVLMHELLKSPQDFRTHLERYAASVIVTVTYGRRVEDVRSDIVVKRNAEAMERLTLVNIPGKYSVERYPALKYVPSFLAPWKKQVLQQREKDIHLYTELMNEVREKVERGTAPTCFAKHLLEEQHNLGMTDLEIAYTAGSPFGAGVETSAGSLASFLLACVKFGPQFIPKAQEELDRVVGSDRLPTFNDLPKLEYVRAIASETLRWRPVAVLGGTPHASTEDHVYKGMFIPKGSTIIAPLWTLHLNEADFPQPHEFRPERFMEERDYPGTLGHSAFGWGRRVCPGMHLGAASVTLNIARILWGFEVNPEKDEKGRDIEVDIFAYSDGFNSSPLPFPCSITPRSESHAQIIEKEHGYALDDLVEYTAVTSKVS